From one Malus sylvestris chromosome 1, drMalSylv7.2, whole genome shotgun sequence genomic stretch:
- the LOC126628158 gene encoding F-box protein FBW2-like: MEEDSEFRRWDELIPDALGLIFRNLTLQETLTVIPRVCKSWGRAVYGPYCWQEIDIAEWSKFRPPETITRMLQMLVIRSSGSLRKLCVAGLPNDQTFSFIADHAKSLRTLQLPRSEISDSIVEQVAAKLSSVTFLDVSYCKTIGGPALEAFGKHCRHLRKLQRCMYGWEVLDKVSQDDEALAIAATMPKLKHLEILCLHVSTEAVHQILLNCPELQLLDVRGCYSVKLDETFVKKFSGLKLVGPGSDNAGWDDCSNYSVSSGYLAWDVMDDDFDEEMLDEAWEDDLSMEDVEMRFYDGFYLDNGGFDWPLSP, encoded by the exons ATGGAGGAGGACAGTGAATTTCGACGATGGGACGAGCTCATACCTGACGCACTTGGGCTAATATTTAGGAATCTAACCCTTCAAGAGACACTCACTGTAATCCCAAGGGTGTGCAAGTCATGGGGAAGAGCAGTGTATGGACCTTATTGCTGGCAGGAAATAGACATTGCGGAATGGAGCAAATTTCGTCCGCCAGAGACCATTACTCGAATGCTGCAAATGCTGGTCATAAGAAGCTCGGGTTCGCTCCGAAAGCTCTGCGTTGCTGGCCTTCCCAATGACCAGACTTTCTCCTTTATTGCTGATCA TGCCAAATCTCTTCGGACACTGCAGCTGCCAAGAAGTGAAATAAGTGATTCCATAGTGGAACAGGTTGCTGCAAAGCTCTCTTCCGTAACTTTCTTGGATGTAAGCTACTGCAAAACTATTGGAGGCCCTGCACTTGAGGCATTTGGAAAGCATTGTAGACATCTCAGAAAGTTGCAGAGATGCATGTACGGATGGGAGGTACTTGACAAGGTTTCTCAAGATGACGAGGCCCTTGCAATAGCGGCCACAATGCCAAAACTCAAGCACCTTGAGATACTGTGTCTGCATGTTAGTACAGAAGCTGTGCATCAGATACTCTTGAACTGCCCTGAGCTCCAGTTATTAGATGTGCGAGGGTGCTATAGTGTGAAACTTGATGAAACGTTTGTCAAGAAATTCTCGGGGCTGAAGCTGGTGGGACCAGGTTCCGACAATGCGGGCTGGGATGATTGTTCAAATTACTCAGTTTCTTCTGGCTACTTAGCATGGGATGTAATGGATGATGATTTTGACGAAGAGATGTTAGATGAGGCTTGGGAAGACGACCTTAGTATGGAGGATGTAGAAATGAGGTTCTATGatggtttttatctcgataATGGTGGGTTCGATTGGCCCCTATCTCCATGA
- the LOC126628128 gene encoding EPIDERMAL PATTERNING FACTOR-like protein 1 — MNNYSIYLLFKVTRAIMLLHFLISSIPAASCFTSHLPQRFTPSLRGILFEEKTRLGSKPPSCHNKCNECHPCMAVQVPTMPSHDRQIKPGMTRTMSMMFLDPSHPGTNKYSNYKPLGWKCHCGDNFFNP; from the exons ATGAATAATTACTCCATTTATCTTCTTTTCAAAGTCACCAGAGCCATCATGCTTCTGCATTTTCTTATCTCTTCAATTCCAGCCGCCTCTTGTTTTACTTCTCATCTGCCTCAGCGTTTCACTCCTTCTCTTCGG GGAATATTATTTGAGGAGAAAACCAGGCTAGGATCCAAACCACCAAGCTGCCACAACAAGTGCAACGAGTGCCACCCATGCATGGCGGTTCAAGTGCCCACCATGCCCAGCCACGACCGGCAGATCAAACCGGGCATGACCCGAACCATGTCCATGATGTTCCTTGACCCATCTCATCCAGGTACCAACAAGTACTCCAATTACAAGCCTCTGGGTTGGAAATGCCACTGTGGTGACAACTTCTTCAATCCCTAG